A part of Paenarthrobacter sp. A20 genomic DNA contains:
- a CDS encoding single-stranded DNA-binding protein — MAGETTITVIGNLTSDPELRFTPSGSAVANFTIASTPRTFDRQANEWKDGETLFLRASVWREAAENVAESLTKGVRVIVSGRLKSRSYETKEGEKRTVIELEVDEIGPSLRYANAKVNRTQRSGNGGGQQPAQDDPWAAPAASNSGNWGNGPDSEPPF; from the coding sequence ATGGCAGGCGAAACAACCATCACCGTAATCGGCAACCTCACCAGTGATCCGGAACTCCGGTTCACCCCGTCAGGGTCCGCCGTCGCTAACTTCACCATCGCATCGACTCCCCGCACCTTTGACCGTCAGGCGAATGAGTGGAAGGACGGGGAAACTTTGTTCCTCCGGGCCAGTGTGTGGCGTGAGGCGGCGGAGAACGTGGCCGAGTCCCTCACGAAGGGCGTGCGCGTCATCGTGTCCGGGCGCCTCAAGTCCCGCTCCTACGAGACCAAGGAAGGCGAGAAGCGCACCGTCATCGAGCTTGAGGTGGACGAGATCGGCCCCAGCCTCCGCTACGCCAACGCCAAGGTCAACCGCACCCAGCGTTCCGGTAACGGCGGCGGCCAGCAGCCCGCGCAGGATGACCCGTGGGCGGCTCCGGCGGCCAGCAACTCTGGCAACTGGGGCAACGGCCCGGACTCCGAACCGCCTTTCTAG